In Deltaproteobacteria bacterium, the genomic window TTCACCAGCAAATAATCCGTATGGTAAGTTGACACGGCGAAGACACTGATCCCCTCCTTCGCCAATGGCATGGTGAGGGAAGCAAGGATTCCAGCTGCTGAAAAATCTAACGGCCCTTCCACCTTAAGACACCGCCATCCTTCATCCCTTTTGATTCCCTCTGGGACGTTGGTTTGAGGGCAGACCACAGATAATTCTTCTGCTGTTCGGGTGACGGAAAAAAACGCACCGACGATCGCCCATTGGGGAACGCGGGCATTCTTGGGCAGCTGACAAATGGCCAAGGTTTCCGGCAAGACGAAAAGTCTAAGTTTCCCATCCATGATTTATTCTGGCAAGAGACAATCAATAAAATCCTGAACAGCGGAATATATATTAAATGAAGGGGGGCGGCAAGTACATAAAAAAGTTGGGGGAGGATAAAAGACTGCCCCCTCGGGGGGAACCCACCAAAACCGGCTGGAGATACTTAGCAAATGAATCGAGACAAATCCCCCTATTGAAAAAGAGGGTTCGTTTATTGTACACTTCTTCCATCCTCAAGTGTTCGAAGCCCACGCTTTCCATCGGCCCATCCAATCCTTTTTGAAAGGAGGAACAGAAACTATGGGAGAGTTAAAGAGCGCTTTGGAGATTGCCTTGGAGAAGAGTGAGAAAATGGGTGGAGATGAAGAAATTGTCCGCCTTTCCTCGCAGCAAAAGAACGAGATTGCCGAAATCCGTAAGGTTTATGTTGCCAAGATCGCCGAAGTGGAGATTTTGATCCAGGAAACCGAAAAGCGAGAAAAAGAAATCGCGAGATTGAGGCGGGAGAGAGACCGGAAAATCGAATCGCTTTATAAAAAAATGGAGGGGAAATAGTGTAAGTGTCAGTGTCAAAATCTCAAAGCACAAACCCCATAGAGCATACGTTAAAAACAATCGCCGACGGCCCTCTATATGCTATGCTTTTACTCACACTCACACTGACACTTACCCTCACACTCATTTGGAGGAAGCTTATGGACTTTGACCTAACGGAAGAGCAAAGGATGGGGGGGATGATATGCCCAGAATGACCGGAGGAGAAGCAGTCGTCGAATCGTTGAAAAGAGAAGGAGTAGAGTACCTTTTTTCCATTCCCGGAGTCCAGATTATGGCCGTCTTTGATGCCCTTTACGGCGAGAAGGACCTCCGCCTGATTACCGTCCGCCATGAACAGAGCACCATTTACATGGCTGACGGGTATTCCCGGGTCAAAGGTAGGCCTGGCGTAGGCCTGGTTGTGCCGGGGCCCGGAGTTCAGAATACCCTCGCCGCGATGGGTACGGCCTATGCCTGTTCCTCCCCCGTTCTTCTCCTGGCCGGGCAGGTGGAGAGTATGGATTTAGGAAAAGATGGGGGGGTGCTCCACGAAGTCAATGACCAGCTGGATATGGTTCGCCCGGTCACCAAATGGTGCCGCCGGGTGATGAGGGGGGAAGAGATCCCCGGGGCCATACACGAGGCCATGGGCCAGATGAATACAGGTCGGCCCCGTCCTACAGAAGTGGAAATTCCCTGGGACACCCTGAGAAACAGCGCGGAGGTAGAGTTCTTTTCCCGGGAAGCCATTCCACCCGCGGAGCCGGACCCGGAGAGCATCCGTCGGGCTGTTGAGCTTCTCGTTAAAGCCCAAAAACCGCTCATCTGGGCAGGAGGGGGGGCCATTCTGTCGGATGGATCCGCAGAGTTGAGAGATCTGGCCGAAGCCCTGGGAGCACCGGTAGTAACCACTCCCGAGGGCAAGGGCGCAATCTCTGAAGATCATCTCCTTTCCCTGGGGGGCGGGTATTACGGATTTGGAGCGATCCGCTGGGCCATGCCACAGGCCGATGTAGTCTTGGCGGTGGGCACCCGCTTTACATGGCAACAGCAGCGACCGGGTACGGCTTTAAAACCTCCCCAAAAGTTGATTCACCTGGATGCCGACCCTTCCGTGATCGGAAAAAACTATCCTGCAGAGGTAGCCATCGTAGCCGATGCCCAAGCTGGCCTGAGGGCTCTCGTCGAAGCAGTTCGAAAGGAAAAGGTTGCGAAGGAACGCTGGCTTACTTCGGAGCTGGATCAATTTCGCCAGAACCACCAGAATTGGCTTCAAGAAAAAGCCCCCTGGCAATATGACATTATCAAAACCTTAAGGAAGGAATTGGCCGATGACGCCATCTTGGTGGCCGGGGTCACCAACATCGGTTATTGGGCCAACCTGGCTTATACGGTCAGGCGCCCGCGGACCTACATAACCTCTTCCTATTTCGCTACCTTGGGGTATTCTTTTCCTACAGCCCTGGGAGTTAAATTGGCTGCTCCAGATAGGCCAGTCGTCTGCGTTGTGGGAGACGGGGGCTTCCTGTATGCCTGCGGTGAGCTGGCCACGGCGGTGAAGTACGGAATCAATTTGATAACTATTGTCTTTAATGATCAGGCTTTTGGATCGACCAAAAGCGATCAGTTGGTAAACTTCAGGGGAAGAATCGTGGGGACGGAGATAAACAACCCGGATTTTGCCAAGCTTGCTGAATTGTTCGGCGCCAAAGGCCTGAAGGCTAAACCGGAGCAGTTGGGGAAGGCATTGGATGAAGCTCTGGAGGCCCAAAGGCCGGTCGTGATCGAAGTGCCCCTTCCCACGCTAATCGCCCCCTTCCAGATTCCCCCTTAAGCAGATTAGGATTTTAAGGGTAAGACAAAACTGTAGAATTGAAAAAAAATACCATTCATAGCCACAGAGCACACAGAGATCACAGAGCGGAAATGGAATAAAATTTAAAATAAAAGTGTAAGAAGAAATGAAAAGTTTAAAAAAGCATTTTTATAGTTGATTTTTAGGTTATTTATTTCTCTGTGGCCTCTGTGTGCTCTGTGGCAAAAAGTTTTTTAAAAAATATTCTCGGGGGTGGCGATGAAATCCAAAGTTGTAATCAAAAGAATCGGGATCCTCACGGGAGGCGGTGATTGCCCCGGCCTGAATGCTGTTATCCGGGCGGTGGTGAAGACAGCTATTTTTCAGTACGGGTTGGAAGTAGTCGGCTTTTTGGAAGGGTACCTCGGGATGATCAGGAATATGACTCGCCGGCTTGAACCCTCAGATGCCTCAGGAATTTTGCATCAAGGGGGAACGATTCTGGGGACTTCCAATCGCGATAACCCTTTTCGCTTCCCGGTCATGGTCAGAGGAAAAAAAATCTTCAGGGATGTCTCCGAACAGGCCATCCGCAATTTGAAAAGGAATAAGGTCGATGCCCTGATTGCTGTGGGAGGAGATGGGTCGCTGACGATCGCCCACCAGTTTTTTCAAAAAGGAGTTCCGCTGGTGGGAATTCCCAAAACCATTGATAATGACCTTTGGGGTACGGATGTCACCTTTGGGTTTAACACAGCCTTGCAGACCGCCATGGAAGCGATCGATAAACTTCAAACCACGGCGGCTTCTCATCACCGGGTCATGGTGGTAGAAGTCATGGGTAGGTATGCGGGATGGATTGCCTTAGAGGCCGGCTTGGCCGGCGGGGGGGATGTCATCCTCATCCCGGAAATTCCCTACGATATCGACAAAGTCTGCGAAGTGGTGAGGGAGAGGCATCGCTATGGGAAACGGTCCAGCATCGTGGTGGTGGCAGAAGGGGCAGTTCCGAAAAAAGGAGAAGTGGTCGTTCAGAAGCTGGTGGAGGACAGCACAGATCCTGTACGGTTGGGAGGAGTAGGCTATAAAGTGGGGAATGAGATTGAGAAAAGGACCGGCGTAGAAACTCGGATTACCGTCCTGGGGCATATCCAACGGGGTGGGTCTCCTTCAGTTTTCGACCGCATTTTGGCCACCCGATTCGGGTCCAAAGCCGTAGACCTGGTGATGCAAAGAAAGTTTGGTAGGATGGTTTGCCTGCGCGGCCTGAAAATTGAAGATATAGCTCTGAGAAGAGTCCAGGGCGACCAGAGAAAAGTTTTGCCCAACGGCGATCTGGTCAAGACAGCCCGCTCTATCGGGGTTAGCTTTGGGGATTGAATTACCTCTTGAAGAGGATTCAAGGGGTCGAGGATTCCAGGGGTCAAGC contains:
- a CDS encoding ACT domain-containing protein, yielding MDGKLRLFVLPETLAICQLPKNARVPQWAIVGAFFSVTRTAEELSVVCPQTNVPEGIKRDEGWRCLKVEGPLDFSAAGILASLTMPLAKEGISVFAVSTYHTDYLLVKEQHLGKAVQILAQNEHRIQYLKNY
- a CDS encoding thiamine pyrophosphate-binding protein; its protein translation is MPRMTGGEAVVESLKREGVEYLFSIPGVQIMAVFDALYGEKDLRLITVRHEQSTIYMADGYSRVKGRPGVGLVVPGPGVQNTLAAMGTAYACSSPVLLLAGQVESMDLGKDGGVLHEVNDQLDMVRPVTKWCRRVMRGEEIPGAIHEAMGQMNTGRPRPTEVEIPWDTLRNSAEVEFFSREAIPPAEPDPESIRRAVELLVKAQKPLIWAGGGAILSDGSAELRDLAEALGAPVVTTPEGKGAISEDHLLSLGGGYYGFGAIRWAMPQADVVLAVGTRFTWQQQRPGTALKPPQKLIHLDADPSVIGKNYPAEVAIVADAQAGLRALVEAVRKEKVAKERWLTSELDQFRQNHQNWLQEKAPWQYDIIKTLRKELADDAILVAGVTNIGYWANLAYTVRRPRTYITSSYFATLGYSFPTALGVKLAAPDRPVVCVVGDGGFLYACGELATAVKYGINLITIVFNDQAFGSTKSDQLVNFRGRIVGTEINNPDFAKLAELFGAKGLKAKPEQLGKALDEALEAQRPVVIEVPLPTLIAPFQIPP
- a CDS encoding ATP-dependent 6-phosphofructokinase; this encodes MKSKVVIKRIGILTGGGDCPGLNAVIRAVVKTAIFQYGLEVVGFLEGYLGMIRNMTRRLEPSDASGILHQGGTILGTSNRDNPFRFPVMVRGKKIFRDVSEQAIRNLKRNKVDALIAVGGDGSLTIAHQFFQKGVPLVGIPKTIDNDLWGTDVTFGFNTALQTAMEAIDKLQTTAASHHRVMVVEVMGRYAGWIALEAGLAGGGDVILIPEIPYDIDKVCEVVRERHRYGKRSSIVVVAEGAVPKKGEVVVQKLVEDSTDPVRLGGVGYKVGNEIEKRTGVETRITVLGHIQRGGSPSVFDRILATRFGSKAVDLVMQRKFGRMVCLRGLKIEDIALRRVQGDQRKVLPNGDLVKTARSIGVSFGD